AATGCGGCAATCGAAGAAGGGCTGAAGTCGATGGGGACGAGAATCTTCTTCGGGTGGAACATTGAAACAGTTGCTTCCGACATCATCGCTCTCCTAAGGGGCACATAACTTCGTGTCAGGCAGATTTATGCTCATCTAACTTCGAAGCATGAACTGAGCAGTATTGCTCGAAGTGGACTACTAAATTGACTTTGGAGGCTCAAGGAGGGCTTCCCGATCGCGTTTCCCATGCAGCGTGAGGAACGCTTTGAGAAGAACACGCGGGTCGTGATTCCCCTTGTAGACTGGATGCGGCTTTCGATCAATCCCAAGCAGCCCGTAAACTGCCGTTTGCGCGGAGCGGACCGAATACTCCACCGTAAATACCACATCATCTTCTAGTTCGCAGAATTGGCCGATGAAGGCAAGGTTCTTTGAACGCTCAGGGAGCACTGCAGGACGATCTCCGGCGGAGCGAGGCAAGAACTGACTCGTAATGAAGGGCATCATGCACGGTATACACGTGCTCTTACTCAATACCGCAGCGGCCTGTTCGCCTAGGTGAAGATGTCCCATGATCTCTGTCATGATCTCTCGCCCGGTGCACTCGGCCATTGGCTTTTTGACGAAGTTCCCAGGTTGATCGACAAATAGTCCGTATCCCCAAAACACATTGACATCGTCTGGTTGACCAAGGAAATGCGGTTGATGGGGCAGAACGATCGACGTTAGCCAGTTCGATTCCGGGAACGTGATGAGACCACCTTCCCCTGGGGCATTACCCGTTAGGTCGCGAATGCTAGTGAAGAAGTTTGGAGAACGAAGTGTGGTGGTGAAAGACAGCCACTTCGAATTCTCCGTGTTATTGCTAAAATTTGTGGGCTTCCCGCACTCTGGCTCTCTCGCAGAGATCTTCTTCCACAGAGACCAGGCACCGCCATCCGCGCGCGGATTCAGAGTGGCAGCTTGGTCCATTCCTCCAAAACTTGAGCCCTCGGTCATCGAGCCCAGTGTAGCGATCACAAAATCGGACGGCGACAAATGGATTGGTTCGGGATGTCCCCCTCGCTCGCAAACAATTTGCTCTACAGCGAAGCCATGGGAGTCGTTTACGGTGACGAGATCCAACACTTTCGTGTTCAGTGATACCTGTACCCCTCGCTCCTCCAACCACCGTTGAAGCGGTCGCACAAGCGAGTCGTATTGGTTGTAGACGGTTCGCATAATGCCACCCAAGGTGCTAAAGCCGGAGACCATGTGCGTGAACCGCACGAGGTAGCGCTTGAACTCCACGGCACTGTGCCAAGGCTGGAATGCAAAGGTCGTACACCACATAAACCAGAAATCAGTTTCGAAGAAGTCAGGTTCGAATTGATCGGAGATGGTGGTCCGCCCGAGCAATGATTCGGGTTCGACCCCCAGTCGCTCGATGGTCAGAATGTGACTTTCGCTCAAGCCGAAAAGCGGGGCATCTACGCTTTTGCCATTGCGGAACAAGCGGGACTTCGACGACGTTTTCATCGTTTTGTTCCAAGCGAAGATTTCTTCCGTCACCGACTGACTGTTGTCCATGGTGGGAATCGACGAAAAGAGGTCGAAGGTGCAAAGGTATTTACTCTCGATCATCCTGCCCCCACGCATGACGTAGCCGGCTTCCGGGGTTCCGTTCGCGTCGAGACTCCCACCAATCCTCTCTGAATCTTCGAGGATGATGATGTTGTGCCCCTTGAGCCCAGCATCCCGGATGAGAAAAGCTGCCGCTGCTAGAGAAGCAATTCCGCCCCCGATTACATAAATCTTCGTATCCTCTTGTAAAGCTCGCCTCTGGGTCATCGTTGCTCCTCTTTTCGCTGCGTCCAGCTTCTCAAGGCGTCTCGTAGATGATCTGGTTCCTTTTGCACACTCTGAGGCACCTTGTGGAAATGCCGGGTTCTCGTCGACAGAGCAAAAGAACACAGTTCTGCTAGTCAGTGAGTGCGAAGCTGAACGAACGTGGGGTCCGGCATACTCGGCTTTTCCTCCAGTCGAGAGTCCGCGCCGAGGCACATATGACGACAAACTTCACAACGCAAGCTCCGGCGCCTGCATCAAGCGGAAGCGCACCACCCTTGGGCGGTCCGGCTTTTTCACTGATTTCGGTCGGTCTCACCAGTGCGCAAGCCGCTAGCCTGCTGACGACGAATGGCCCGAACTCCATGCCCGACACATCCGTGCACCTAGTACGTAACGCCCTCTCAAAATTGTGGGCGCCCGTTCCTTGGCTACTGGAAGCATCCATGGTGTTGCAGCTTGTCCTGCATAAGTTCGTTGAAGCAGGAATCATTGCAGCCCTACTGATCTTCAACGCCGGACTTGCGTTTTTTCAGGAAAGCCGAGCCCAAGCGACGTTGAACGCCTTGAGGTCTCGACTTGCCTTGAACGCTTCCACTCTGCGCGACGGTGCCTGGACAATCATCCCAGCGGCACAGTTGGTCGTTGGAGACATCGTAAAACTGTCTCTTGGGGAAGTTGTAGCTGCGGATGCCCGCATCCTAGATGGCTCGGTTCTGCTCGACCAGTCGATGTTGACCGGTGAATCGCTGCCCGTTGAAGCCGGTTTGGGCGCTGACATGTTTTCGGGAGCGTTGGTGCGACGCGGCGAAGCGACCGCCTGTGTGACGGAGACAGGAGATCGCACCAAATTCGGACAGACGGCAGAGTTGGTACGGACTGCTCATTCCGTTAGTTCGCAGCAAAGAGCCGTCCTGAAAATAGTCAGGAATCTCGCCTACTTCAATGGCGGCGTCATCTTGCTCATGGGGGTTTATGCCCTTGCACACTCCATGCCTTGGAATGAGGTCATTCCGTTATTTCTTACTGCGGTACTCGCTGCGATTCCGGTAGGCTTGCCGGCAACGTTCACTCTT
This DNA window, taken from Granulicella tundricola MP5ACTX9, encodes the following:
- a CDS encoding HAD-IC family P-type ATPase, producing MVLQLVLHKFVEAGIIAALLIFNAGLAFFQESRAQATLNALRSRLALNASTLRDGAWTIIPAAQLVVGDIVKLSLGEVVAADARILDGSVLLDQSMLTGESLPVEAGLGADMFSGALVRRGEATACVTETGDRTKFGQTAELVRTAHSVSSQQRAVLKIVRNLAYFNGGVILLMGVYALAHSMPWNEVIPLFLTAVLAAIPVGLPATFTLSSAIGARSLARLGVLPTSLSAVDEAGTIDVLCVDKTGTLTANQLSVASVSPMNGFNEAQVLGIAALASSLGGEDIVDAAIRSAAGKKPSTNNPKLVTFIPFDPARKTSEATATDAAGSTLKNNKRSGFNDIHPRCSGCRSSRNGSQTRITGVPCACCSFRAPGVSSSRRTHSAQRPSSCGFGPPHL
- a CDS encoding oleate hydratase, whose product is MTQRRALQEDTKIYVIGGGIASLAAAAFLIRDAGLKGHNIIILEDSERIGGSLDANGTPEAGYVMRGGRMIESKYLCTFDLFSSIPTMDNSQSVTEEIFAWNKTMKTSSKSRLFRNGKSVDAPLFGLSESHILTIERLGVEPESLLGRTTISDQFEPDFFETDFWFMWCTTFAFQPWHSAVEFKRYLVRFTHMVSGFSTLGGIMRTVYNQYDSLVRPLQRWLEERGVQVSLNTKVLDLVTVNDSHGFAVEQIVCERGGHPEPIHLSPSDFVIATLGSMTEGSSFGGMDQAATLNPRADGGAWSLWKKISAREPECGKPTNFSNNTENSKWLSFTTTLRSPNFFTSIRDLTGNAPGEGGLITFPESNWLTSIVLPHQPHFLGQPDDVNVFWGYGLFVDQPGNFVKKPMAECTGREIMTEIMGHLHLGEQAAAVLSKSTCIPCMMPFITSQFLPRSAGDRPAVLPERSKNLAFIGQFCELEDDVVFTVEYSVRSAQTAVYGLLGIDRKPHPVYKGNHDPRVLLKAFLTLHGKRDREALLEPPKSI